From Eptesicus fuscus isolate TK198812 chromosome 14, DD_ASM_mEF_20220401, whole genome shotgun sequence, one genomic window encodes:
- the FLNC gene encoding filamin-C isoform X1, which produces MMNNSGYSEAAGLGLGDEADDMPSTEKDLAEDAPWKKIQQNTFTRWCNEHLKCVGKRVTDLQRDLSDGLRLIALLEVLSQKRMYRKFHPRPNFRQMKLENVSVALEFLEREHIKLVSIDSKAIVDGNLKLILGLIWTLILHYSISMPMWEDEDDEDARKQTPKQRLLGWIQNKVPQLPITNFNRDWQDGKALGALVDNCAPGLCPDWAAWDPNQPVENAREAMQQADDWLGVPQVIAPEEIVDPNVDEHSVMTYLSQFPKAKLKPGAPVRSKQPNPKKAIAYGPGIEPQGNTVLQPAHFTVQTVDAGLGEVLVYIEDPEGHTEEAQVLPNNDKDRTYAVSYVPKVAGLHKVTVLFAGQNIERSPFEVNVGMALGDANKVSARGPGLEPVGNVANKPTYFDIYTAGAGTGDVAVVIVDPQGRRDTVEVALEDKGDSTFRCTYRPVMEGPHMVHVAFAGAPITRSPFPVHVAEACNPNACRASGRGLQPKGVRVKEVADFKVFTKGAGSGELKVTVKGPKGTEEPVKVREAGDGVFECEYYPVVPGKYVVTITWGGYAIPRSPFEVQVSPEAGAQKVRAWGPGLETGQVGKSADFVVEAIGTEVGTLGFSIEGPSQAKIECDDKGDGSCDVRYWPTEPGEYAVHVICDDEDIRDSPFIAHIQPAPPDCFPDKVKAFGPGLEPTGCIVDKPAEFTIDARAAGKGDLKLYAQDADGCAIDIKVIPNGDGTFRCSYVPTKPIKHTIIVSWGGVNVPKSPFRVNVGEGSHPERVKVYGPGVEKTGLKANEPTYFTVDCSEAGQGDVSIGIKCAPGVVGPAEADIDFDIIKNDNDTFTVKYTPPGAGRYTIMVLFANQEIPASPFHIKVDPSHDASKVKAEGPGLNRTGVEVGKPTHFTVLTKGAGKAKLDVHFAGAAKGEAVRDFEIIDNHDYSYTVKYTAIQQGNMAVTVTYGGDPVPKSPFVVNVAPPLDLSKVKVQGLNSKVAVGQEQAFSVNTRGAGGQGQLDVKMTSPSRRPIPCKLEPGGGAEAQAVRYMPPEEGPYKVDITYDGHPVPGSPFAVEGVLPPDPSKVCAYGPGLKGGLVGTPAPFSIDTKGAGTGGLGLTVEGPCEAKIECQDNGDGSCAVSYLPTEPGEYTINILFAEAHIPGSPFKATIQPVFDPSKVRASGPGLERGKAGEAATFTVDCSEAGEAELTIEILSDAGVKAEVLIHNNADGTYHITYSPAFPGTYTITIKYGGHPVPKFPTRVHVQPAVDTSGIKVSGPGVEPHGVLREVTTEFTVDARSLTATGGNHVTARVLNPSGAKTDTYVTDNGDGTYRVQYTAYEEGVHLVEVLYDEVAVPKSPFRVGVTEGCDPTRVRAFGPGLEGGLVNKANHFTVETRGAGTGGLGLAIEGPSEAKMSCKDNKDGSCTVEYIPFTPGDYDVNITFGGRPIPGSPFRVPVKDVVDPGKVKCSGPGLGAGVRARVPQTFTVDCSQAGRAPLQVAVLGPTGVAEPVEVRDNGDGTHTVHYTPATDGPYTVAVKYADQEVPRSPFKIKVLPAHDASKVRASGPGLNASGIPASLPVEFTIDARDAGEGLLTVQILDPEGKPKKANIRDNGDGTYTVSYLPDMSGRYTITIKYGGDEIPYSPFRIHALPTGDASKCLVTVSIGGHGLGACLGPRIQIGEETVITVDAKAAGKGKVTCTVSTPDGAELDVDVVENHDGTFDIYYTAPEPGKYVITIRFGGEHIPNSPFHVLACDPMPHVEEPSDVLQLHQPSAYPTRWATEEPVVPVEPMESMLRPFNLVIPFTVQKGELTGEVRMPSGKTARPNITDNKDGTITVRYAPTEKGLHQMGIKYDGNHIPGSPLQFYVDAINSRHVSAYGPGLSHGMVNKPATFTIVTKDAGEGGLSLAVEGPSKAEITCKDNKDGTCTVSYLPTAPGDYSIIVRFDDKHIPGSPFTAKITGDDSMRTSQLNVGTSTDVSLKITESDLSQLTASIRAPSGNEEPCLLKRLPNRHIGISFTPKEVGEHVVSVRKSGKHVTNSPFKILVGPSEIGDASKVRVWGKGLSEGHTFQVAEFIVDTRNAGYGGLGLSIEGPSKVDINCEDMEDGTCKVTYCPTEPGTYIINIKFADKHVPGSPFTVKVTGEGRMKESITRRRQAPSIASIGSTCDLNLKIPGNWFQMVSAQERLTRTFTRSSHTYTRTERTEISKTRGGETKREVRVEESTQVGGDPFPAVFGDFLGRERLGSFGSITRQQEGEASSQDMTAQVTSPSGKIEAAEIVEGEDSAYSVRFVPQEMGPHTVTVKYRGQHVPGSPFQFTVGPLGEGGAHKVRAGGTGLERGVASVPAEFSIWTREAGAGGLSIAVEGPSKAEIAFEDRKDGSCGVSYVVQEPGDYEVSIKFNDEHIPDSPFVVPVASLSDDARRLTVTSLQETGLKVNQPASFAVQLNGARGVIDAKVHTPSGAVEECYVSELDSDKHTIRFIPHENGVHSIDVKFNGAHIPGSPFKIRVGEQSQAGDPGLVSAYGPGLEGGTTGVSSEFIVNTMNAGSGALSVTIDGPSKVQLDCRECPEGHVVTYTPMAPGNYLIAIKYGGPQHIVGSPFKAKVTGPRLSGGHSLHETSTVLVETVTKSSSSRGSSYSSIPKFSSDASKVVTRGPGLSQAFVGQKNSFTVDCSKAGTNMMMVGVHGPKTPCEEVYVKHMGNRVYNVTYTVKEKGDYILIVKWGDESVPGSPFKVNVP; this is translated from the exons ATGATGAACAACAGCGGCTACTCCGAGGCCGCGGGCCTCGGCCTGGGCGACGAGGCGGACGACATGCCGTCCACGGAGAAGGACCTGGCGGAGGACGCGCCGTGGAAGAAAATCCAGCAGAACACGTTCACCCGCTGGTGCAACGAGCACCTCAAGTGCGTGGGCAAGCGCGTGACCGACCTGCAGCGCGACCTCAGCGACGGGCTGCGCCTCATCGCGCTGCTCGaggtgctcagccagaagcgCATGTACCGCAAGTTCCACCCGCGCCCCAACTTCCGCCAGATGAAGCTGGAGAACGTGTCCGTGGCCCTCGAGTTCCTCGAGCGAGAGCACATTAAGCTCGTGTCCATCG ACAGCAAGGCCATCGTGGATGGGAACCTGAAGCTGATCCTGGGGCTGATCTGGACGCTGATCCTGCACTACTCCATCTCCATGCCCATGTGGGAGGATGAGGATGATGAAGATGCCCGAAAGCAGACACCCAAACAGCGTTTGCTCGGCTGGATCCAGAACAAGGTGCCTCAGCTGCCCATCACCAACTTCAATCGCGACTGGCAGGACGGCAAAGCTCTGGGCGCCCTGGTGGACAACTGTGCTCCTG GCCTCTGCCCTGACTGGGCGGCCTGGGACCCCAACCAGCCTGTGGAGAACGCCCGGGAGGCCATGCAGCAGGCGGACGACTGGCTCGGGGTGCCCCAG GTGATTGCCCCTGAGGAGATTGTGGACCCCAACGTGGATGAGCATTCTGTCATGACCTACCTGTCCCAGTTCCCCAAGGCCAAGCTCAAACCTGGCGCCCCCGTTCGCTCCAAGCAGCCGAACCCCAAGAAGGCCATCGCCTATGGGCCCG GCATCGAGCCCCAGGGCAACACGGTGCTGCAGCCCGCCCACTTCACGGTGCAGACGGTGGATGCCGGCCTGGGCGAGGTGCTGGTCTACATTGAGGATCCCGAGGGCCACACTGAGGAG GCCCAGGTGCTTCCCAACAATGACAAGGACCGCACCTACGCCGTCTCCTACGTGCCCAAGGTCGCTGGGTTGCACAAG GTGACCGTGCTCTTTGCTGGCCAGAATATTGAACGCAGCCCCTTTGAGGTGAACGTGGGCATGGCCTTGGGGGATGCCAATAAGGTGTCAGCCCGTGGCCctggcctggagcctgtgggCAATGTAGCCAACAAACCCACCTACTTTGACATCTACACCGCGG GGGCTGGCACCGGTGATGTTGCCGTGGTGATCGTGGACCCGCAGGGCCGGCGAGACACAGTGGAGGTGGCCCTGGAGGACAAGGGCGACAGCACGTTCCGCTGCACATACAGGCCTGTGATGGAGGGGCCTCACATGGTGCATGTGGCCTTCGCTGGGGCCCCCATCACCCGCAGTCCTTTCCCCGTCCACGTGGCAGAAG CTTGTAACCCCAATGCCTGCCGTGCCTCTGGGCGGGGTCTGCAGCCCAAGGGCGTGCGTGTGAAAGAGGTGGCTGACTTCAAGGTGTTCACCAAGGGCGCCGGCAGTGGAGAGCTCAAAGTCACAGTCAAGGGGCCGA AGGGCACAGAGGAGCCCGTGAAGGTGCGGGAGGCCGGAGATGGCGTGTTCGAGTGCGAGTACTACCCTGTGGTGCCTGGGAAGTATGTGGTGACCATTACATGGGGCGGCTATGCCATCCCCCGCAG cccctTTGAGGTCCAGGTGAGCCCAGAGGCAGGAGCGCAGAAGGTACGGGCCTGGGGTCCCGGTTTGGAAACTGGCCAAGTGGGCAAGTCAGCTGACTTTGTGGTGGAAGCCATCGGCACGGAGGTGGGGACATTGG gcTTCTCCATTGAGGGGCCCTCGCAGGCCAAAATCGAATGCGATGACAAGGGCGATGGCTCCTGTGACGTGCGGTACTGGCCCACGGAGCCTGGGGAGTACGCTGTGCATGTCATCTGTGATGACGAGGACATCCGAGACTCGCCCTTCATCGCCCAcatccagccagccccacctgaCTGCTTCCCAGACAAG GTGAAGGCCTTTGGACCCGGCCTAGAGCCCACTGGCTGCATCGTGGACAAGCCCGCAGAGTTCACCATCGATGCCCGCGCAGCTGGCAAGGGCGACCTGAAGCTCTATGCCCAG GACGCGGACGGCTGCGCCATTGACATCAAGGTCATCCCCAATGGCGATGGCACCTTCCGCTGCTCCTATGTGCCCACCAAGCCCATTAAGCACACTATCATCGTTTCCTGGGGAGGCGTCAACGTGCCCAAGAGCCCCTTCCGG GTAAATGTGGGAGAGGGCAGTCACCCTGAGCGGGTGAAGGTGTATGGCCCCGGCGTGGAGAAGACGGGTCTCAAGGCCAACGAGCCCACCTACTTCACTGTGGACTGCAGCGAGGCAGGGCAAG GCGACGTGAGCATTGGCATCAAGTGCGCCCCCGGCGTGGTGGGCCCCGCAGAGGCTGACATCGACTTTGACATCATCAAGAATGATAACGACACCTTCACAGTCAAGTACACACCCCCAGGGGCTGGCCGATACACCATCATGGTGCTATTTGCCAACCAG GAGATCCCTGCCAGCCCCTTCCACATCAAGGTGGATCCGTCCCATGATGCCAGCAAGGTCAAGGCGGAGGGCCCTGGGCTGAACCGCACAG GTGTGGAAGTTGGGAAGCCCACTCACTTCACGGTGCTGACCAAGGGAGCCGGCAAGGCCAAGCTGGACGTGCACTTTGCTGGGGCTGCCAAGGGTGAGGCTGTGCGGGACTTTGAAATCATTGACAACCATGACTACTCCTACACCGTCAAGTACACGGCCATCCAGCAG GGCAACATGGCAGTGACAGTGACCTATGGAGGGGACCCTGTTCCCAAGAGCCCCTTTGTGGTGAATGTGGCGCCCCCACTGGACCTAAGCAAAGTCAAAGTTCAAGGCCTTAACAGCA AGGTGGCTGTTGGGCAAGAACAGGCATTCTCCGTGAACACACGAGGGGCTGGCGGTCAGGGCCAGCTGGATGTAAAGATGACCTCACCCTCCCGACGACCCATCCCCTGCAAGCTGGAGCCCGGGGGTGGAGCTGAAGCCCAGGCTGTGCGCTACATGCCCCCCGAGGAGGGGCCCTACAAGGTGGACATCACCTATGACGGTCACCCGGTGCCTGGCAGCCCCTTCGCTGTGGAGGGTGTCTTGCCCCCTGACCCCTCCAAG GTTTGTGCTTATGGCCCTGGTCTCAAGGGCGGGCTGGTGGGCACCCCAGCGCCATTCTCCATCGACACCAAGGGGGCTGGCACAGGTGGCCTGGGGCTGACCGTGGAGGGCCCCTGCGAAGCCAAGATCGAGTGCCAGGACAATGGTGATGGCTCATGTGCTGTCAGCTACCTGCCCACGGAGCCGGGCGAGTATACCATCAACATCCTGTTTGCCGAAGCCCACATCCCTGGGTCGCCCTTCAAGGCCACCATCCAGCCGGTGTTTGACCCAAGCAAGGTGCGGGCCAGCGGGCCCGGCCTGGAGCGTGGCAAGGCTGGCGAGGCAGCCACCTTCACTGTGGACTGCTCCGAGGCGGGCGAGGCTGAGCTGACCATCGAGATCCTGTCGGACGCCGGCGTCAAGGCCGAGGTGCTGATCCACAACAATGCCGATGGCACCTACCACATCACCTACAGCCCCGCCTTCCCGGGCACCTACACTATCACCATCAAGTATGGCGGGCACCCTGTCCCCAAATTCCCCACCCGCGTCCACGTGCAGCCCGCTGTTGACACCAGTGGAATCAAGGTCTCGGGGCCTGGAGTAGAGCCGCATG GTGTCCTGCGTGAGGTGACCACTGAGTTCACTGTGGACGCAAGGTCCCTAACAGCTACGGGTGGGAACCACGTGACGGCTCGAGTGCTCAACCCCTCGGGTGCTAAGACGGACACTTACGTGACAGACAACGGGGATGGCACCTACCGAGTGCAGTACACAGCCTACGAAGAGG GTGTGCACTTGGTGGAGGTGCTGTACGATGAGGTAGCTGTGCCCAAGAGTCCCTTCCGAGTGGGCGTGACCGAGGGCTGTGACCCAACCCGAGTCCGGGCTTTTGGACCAGGCTTGGAGGGTGGCTTGGTCAACAAAGCCAATCACTTCACTGTGGAAACCAG GGGAGCCGGCACTGGTGGCCTAGGCCTAGCCATCGAGGGCCCCTCAGAAGCCAAGATGTCCTGCAAGGACAACAAGGACGGTAGCTGCACAGTGGAGTACATCCCCTTCACGCCCGGAGACTACGATGTCAACATCACCTTCGGGGGACGGCCCATCCCAG GAAGCCCATTCCGGGTGCCGGTGAAGGATGTGGTAGACCCTGGGAAGGTGAAGTGCtcgggaccagggctgggggctggtgtCAGGGCCCGGGTACCCCAGACCTTCACGGTGGACTGCAGCCAAGCTGGCCGAGCCCCCCTGCAGGTGGCCGTGCTGGGCCCCACAG GTGTGGCTGAGCCTGTGGAGGTGCGTGACAATGGAGATGGTACCCACACCGTCCACTACACCCCTGCCACCGATGGGCCGTACACAGTAGCCGTCAAGTATGCTGACCAGGAGGTTCCACGCAG CCccttcaagatcaaggtgctccCAGCCCATGATGCCAGCAAGGTGCGGGCCAGCGGCCCTGGCCTCAACGCCTCCGgcatccctgccagcctgcctgtggAGTTCACCATCGATGCCAGGGACGCTGGGGAGGGCTTGCTCACTGTCCAGATTCTG GACCCTGAGGGTAAGCCCAAGAAGGCCAACATCCGAGACAACGGAGATGGCACGTACACCGTGTCCTACCTGCCCGACATGAGTGGCCGGTACACCATCACCATCAAGTACGGTGGCGACGAGATCCCCTACTCGCCCTTCCGCATCCAcgccctccccactggggatgccaGCAAGTGCCTCGTCACAG TGTCCATCGGAGGTCATGGCCTGG GTGCCTGCCTGGGTCCCCGCATTCAGATAGGGGAGGAGACGGTCATCACCGTGGACGCCAAGGCAGCAGGCAAGGGGAAGGTGACCTGCACAGTGTCCACGCCGGATGGGGCGGAGCTTGACGTGGACGTGGTTGAGAACCACGACGGTACTTTCGATATCTACTACACGGCACCTGAGCCGGGCAAATACGTCATCACCATCCGCTTTGGAGGCGAGCACATCCCCAACAGCCCCTTCCACGTGCTG GCCTGTGACCCTATGCCCCATGTGGAGGAGCCCTCCGACGTGCTGCAGCTGCACCAGCCCAGCGCCTACCCCACACGCTGG GCCACAGAGGAGCCAGTGGTGCCCGTGGAGCCAATGGAGTCCATGCTGAGGCCCTTCAACCTGGTCATCCCCTTCACCGTGCAGAAAGGGGAGCTCACAG GGGAGGTGCGGATGCCCTCTGGGAAGACTGCCCGGCCCAACATCACCGACAACAAGGACGGTACCATCACGGTGAGATACGCGCCCACAGAGAAAGGCCTGCACCAGATGGGGATCAAGTATGACGGCAACCACATCCCCG GGAGCCCCCTGCAGTTCTACGTGGATGCCATCAATAGCCGCCATGTCAGTGCCTATGGGCCTGGCCTAAGCCATGGCATGGTCAACAAGCCGGCCACCTTCACCATTGTCACCAAAGATGCTGGGGAAG GGGGTCTGTCCCTGGCCGTGGAGGGCCCATCCAAGGCGGAGATCACCTGCAAGGACAACAAGGATGGCACCTGCACCGTGTCCTACCTCCCCACAGCACCGGGAGACTACAGCATCATTGTGCGCTTCGACGACAAGCACATCCCGGGGAGCCCCTTCACAGCCAAGATCACAG GCGATGACTCCATGAGGACGTCACAGCTAAACGTGGGCACCTCCACGGACGTGTCGCTGAAGATCACCGAGAGTGACCTGAGCCAGCTGACTGCCAGCATCCGTGCCCCCTCAGGCAACGAGGAGCCCTGCCTGCTGAAGCGCCTGCCCAACCGGCACATTG GCATCTCCTTCACCCCCAAGGAGGTCGGGGAGCACGTGGTGAGTGTGCGCAAGAGTGGCAAGCACGTCACCAACAGCCCCTTCAAGATCCTGGTGGGGCCGTCTGAGATCGGGGACGCTAGCAAAGTGCGGGTCTGGGGCAAGGGCCTCTCCGAGGGACACACCTTCCAGGTGGCAGAGTTCATCGTGGACACGCGTAATGCAG GCTATGGGGGCCTGGGGCTGAGCATTGAAGGCCCTAGCAAGGTGGACATCAACTGTGAAGACATGGAGGATGGCACATGCAAAGTCACCTACTGCCCCACTGAACCTGGCACCTACATCATCAACATCAAGTTTGCAGACAAGCACGTGCCTG GAAGCCCCTTCACAGTGAAGGTCACCGGTGAGGGTCGCATGAAGGAAAGCATCACCCGGCGCAGGCAGGCGCCTTCCATCGCCAGCATCGGCAGCACCTGTGACCTCAACCTCAAGATCCCAG GGAACTGGTTCCAGATGGTGTCTGCCCAGGAGCGCCTGACACGCACCTTCACACGCAGCAGCCACACGTACACCCGCACAGAGCGCACGGAAATCAGCAAGACGCGGGGTGGGGAGACCAAGCGTGAGGTGCGGGTGGAGGAGTCCACCCAAGTCGGTGGAGACCCCTTCCCTGCCGTCTTCGGGGACTTCCTGGGCCGGGAGCGCCTGGGCTCCTTCGGCAGCATCACCAGGCAGCaggagg GTGAGGCCAGCTCTCAGGACATGACTGCACAGGTGACCAGCCCGTCGGGGAAGATCGAAGCCGCAGAGATCGTCGAGGGGGAGGACAGCGCGTACAGCGTGCGCTTTGTGCCCCAGGAGATGGGGCCCCACACGGTCACTGTCAAGTACCGCGGCCAGCACGTGCCCGGCAGCCCCTTTCAGTTCACTGTGGGGCCACTGGGTGAAGGTGGTGCCCATAAGGTGCGAGCCGGAGGCACTGGGCTGGAGCGAGGAGTGGCCAGCGTGCCAG CGGAGTTCAGCATCTGGACCCGAGAAGCAGGCGCCGGGGGCCTGTCCATCGCCGTGGAAGGTCCTAGCAAGGCCGAGATTGCATTTGAGGACCGCAAAGATGGCTCCTGCGGAGTCTCCTATGTTGTCCAAGAACCAG GTGACTATGAGGTCTCCATCAAGTTCAACGATGAGCACATCCCAGATAGCCCCTTTGTGGTGCCCGTGGCCTCCCTGTCGGATGACGCTCGACGCCTCACTGTCACCAGCCTGCAG GAGACGGGGCTCAAGGTGAACCAGCCAGCGTCCTTTGCGGTGCAGCTGAATGGTGCGCGGGGTGTGATCGACGCCAAGGTGCACACGCCCTCGGGGGCCGTGGAGGAGTGCTACGTCTCTGAGCTGGACAGTG ACAAGCACACCATCCGCTTCATCCCCCATGAGAATGGTGTCCACTCCATTGATGTCAAGTTCAACGGTGCACACATCCCTGGCAGTCCCTTCAAGATCCGTGTTGGGGAGCAGAGCCAGGCAGGGGACCCAGGCTTGGTGTCAGCCTATGGGCCTGGGCTCGAAGGAGGCACTACAG GCGTTTCATCAGAGTTCATCGTCAACACCATGAATGCGGGCTCGGGTGCTTTGTCCGTCACCATTGACGGCCCCTCCAAGGTGCAGCTGGACTGTCGGGAGTGTCCTGAGGGTCACGTGGTCACTTACACTCCCATGGCTCCTGGCAACTACCTCATTGCCATCAAATATGGTGGTCCCCAGCACATCGTGGGCAGCCCCTTCAAGGCCAAAGTCACAG GTCCCCGGCTGTCTGGAGGCCACAGCCTTCACGAAACATCCACGGTTCTGGTGGAAACGGTGACCAAGTCGTCCTCCAGCCGGGGCTCCAGCTACAGCTCCATCCCCAAGTTCTCCTCGGATGCCAGCAAGGTGGTGACACGGGGCCCCGGGCTGTCCCAGGCCTTTGTGGGCCAGAAGAACTCCTTCACCGTGGACTGCAGCAAAGCAG GCACCAACATGATGATGGTGGGCGTGCACGGGCCCAAGACCCCCTGTGAGGAGGTATACGTGAAGCACATGGGCAACCGGGTGTACAACGTCACCTACACCGTCAAGGAGAAGGGGGACTACATCCTCATCGTCAAGTGGGGCGACGAAAGTGTCCCCGGAAGCCCCTTCAAAGTCAACGTGCCCTGA